One Aegilops tauschii subsp. strangulata cultivar AL8/78 chromosome 2, Aet v6.0, whole genome shotgun sequence genomic window, ATTTAACTCTACACACCAGAGTGTGAATATATTTTGTTAAAAAGATAATAAACCAATATACTGAAAATCAAAATTCTCAATCCTGTCTCGATGCGGTTTTGCAAACTTGTCTGGTTCCAAACTGACTGACACAGATTAATCACAATTGTATGGAACTTCCATGCAAAACTGAACTGGAGAAGTGGAGCACGTACAGTTAGTCGGATTTTTATTTGCCTAACAGAATAATCCACTAACTTCCGTGACTTACATTTAGCATGGCTTAAACTACAGACTGAACCTATCAAACATATGATTACATTCGATTTATGACCGTCGAGTCCAAATGATTTCAACATCTACCAGACTACCACTCTGCCTCCTGCAGTTGGATCTTCTAAAGACTTGTCTGCTGGGTAGGTGGATTCAGGCCTTCCTCACAAGAAGGAGCGTGTGGTACAGACAAGTAGCATCTTCTCTTCTTTCCAGATGGTCACTTCCCTTGGATCATTTTTGCCTGCGGAGGAACTCCCGCATTTCTTGGTGGAACTCCCCACTCACTATCAACCGCATCTTCTTCGCGTCCTCCCACAACAAGTACCCGTTATCCCTTGCGTGGTCACAACATTGGTCAAACATGTCCTGCGCAAATAAGTGGCACCCAGATGTAAGTATAGTGGTAATCAGACTACTAGAGTACAGGTTTTGAAATGTGTCCAAGCACTGTCCATCCGCAAGGAGCTGGAAGGGTTTGATGGGTGAAGGCTTTATTAATCCAACAGTCCCAACTCAATCGTTGTGGGTCGGTTGGTTTCTAACTTGAGGGTCATTCGACCATTTTTGGTTTTGGGCCTTGTGACGCCATATACCTCGATCGATCTCCAAATATGACATTCGCCGCCGTCACAAAGAGGTCACCCACTAGATTTAGTGAAAGAAAGTGAGCAAGTGTCATCCCAACTAAATTAATTCTCTTGTCATCACATGAATCTGCAACCAAAAGACATGCCACGCCTCTTTTGAAGCATGCGTGATAGAACAAAATTTCATAGAATTTCTTCTTTCAATTGTTATTTTTTTGTCATGTAGTTCCTCTAGTTGTTTTGTTGTTTGTGCGTGATATAAAACAGTCCATCTCTTATATATGTGAAATACTTTCTATTAGTAATAACACTGAAAAAAATGCATCTCTTCTAGGGGTAACTATACTAAAAAATGGTGTTCATGTACCTAATGAAAAATATATAGTGCATGTAGTACGTATCAGGCTCCATATAATTATCGAAGTATTTGCACCATGGTCACAAGGTCATAAGCAATTTATATCCAAGACTAGACGGATGGATACCTTGGATCTCAGCCGATGGAAAACTTACTGCATACTGCAAACCCTGGGCGCCTCGGGCACAACAAACCATGTCCACAACATATAAGGATACCAATATCATGTAACCACAAATACACGTTCTAAATAGTAGTTTTCCGTCATATGGTGTTCTAACTTTTAGTTTTAAGTTTCTAAATCAGTTCACAGATATTTTCAATGATTTATTAGTACGCCAGCTAGCCCATGTAGTTGCACAGGTTGATAATTTGTGCCATTCGAAGACTGAATAGTACGTGGAGgatctcctcctgctgctgcttgAGGGCCTCGCGGAGGATCTTGGCGCTGATGGAGGAGGGCATGaactcctcctcctcggcctggTGGCGCTTGGCGGCGCCGGAGCGACGGCGCTTCCCGGCGTCGGTGCCGAGCGGCAGGCGGCTGCCCTTGGGCTGCTTCTTGGAGGACTTGTGCTTCTTGCCGGTCATGGACGCTGGCTCGGGCCTCGGTGGTGGTCTGCCGGGTAGAGGCGGGTCGGCGGGGGACGGAGGTGGGGAGGGAGACCGCGACGCTACGTAGTAAAACCCTAGAGGAGGAAGGAGGATGGCGGATTGGCGGGTTTTGTTTCTGTGGACTTGTGGACTTGTGGAGGCCTCGCTCGTCATTGCTGGGCCTGCTTGCTTCTTCTCCTTGCTTAAGGGGCCGGCCCATCATGTCATACTCAGGAGGCTGGCCAAACAATGCCTCAGATTATTATTTTTTGAATGATTTGAAGATTGCTCGAACAATGCATCAGTTAAATGTGCTATTTTTGAAAAGGGAAAACAGAATACAGAGGTACACTCCGCCAATCCACGAGCGTGTTAAGATCATATTTCAGTTACTGGTTATAGTTGCTTTTAGCTAATTCAAGTTTGGCATCAGCAATCTTTGCCATCCGAGTATATTTTGTCTTGGAAGTCAGTAAATTCCAATGAGTCATCAGTTGATAAAAGCGATAGACAAAACTGGGAGAAGCTCATCCACTATATATGCTTTATTCCGTCAGTTCACATTGTAAAAAACGGTACTTAGGATTTCTTATTGTCTTGATTCAAATGATGTTTTATATATCCCATTGACACTTTTATAAATCCAATGTCATTGTTTCtccaaaaagaaaacaaatgaTTGCGTGTTATGCCTTCAAATATAATGAACATTCAGTATATATGCAAGTAGCCGCCTTCTTCGTCATGCAAGTGCCCTATTTTCGAAATATATAATTGCGCATTTGAGTCAGATCTATATTATCTAGGTAGATGACTAGGATCTCTCTAGAAGTGCCAACTAGAAAACAAACCGacattatgagagaaaaggcctACTTATTATTTTCAACTATAAAAAATACGACTAATAAGGCAGATTCCTTCAAATATTCCAAATACTCTGATGATGATTTTTTATTAATCCAACAGTCCCAACATCAATCACTATGGATCGGTAGGTTTCTAACTTGAGGGTCGTTGTGATCCATTTTTGGTTTTGGGCCTTGTGATGCCATGCCTCTATAGGTCTCCAAATATGAAATTCGCTGCCGTCACAAAGAGGTTATTCACTAGATTTAGTGAAAGATGGTGAGCAAGTGTCATCCCAACTGAAGAAATTCTGTTGTCATTACATGAATCTGCAACCAAAAGATATGTCACACCTCTTCTGAAGCGTGCATGATAAAACAAAATTTCATAGAATTTCTTCTTTCAAAAGTTAATTGTTTGTCATGTAGTTCCTCTAGTCGTTTGTCTGTTTGTGCATCATATCAAACAGTCCATCTCTTATATATGTGAAAACTTTCTATTAGTAATAATACTAAAAAAATGGATCTCTTCCAGTGGCAACTATACTAAAAAATTGTGTTCATGTACCCAGTGAAAATATATAGTGCATGTAGTACATATCAGCCTTCGTATAACAATCGAAGTATTGGCACCATGGTCGCAAGGTAATAAGCAATTTATATCCAAGACTATGCGGATGGATACCTTGGATCATAGCCGATGGAAAACTTACTGCATACTGCAAACCCTGCGCTTCGGGCACAAGAAACTATGTCCACAACAGTTAAGGATACGTGTATCACGTAACCACAAATAAACGTTCTAAAGAGTAGTTTTCCGTCATATGGTGTTCTAAGTTTTAGTTTTAAGTTTCTAAATATGTTCACAAATATTTTTAATGATTTATAGTACGTCAGCTACCCCGTGCAGATGCACGGGATGATAACTAGTGCCATTCTATGACTGAATAGCACTACAGTACTGGCGACGGATGTAGTGAACTATGCATTCATTTTAGGCTGATGTGATTACTACCTCCTACCGTTGTATGTTGATGGGGTAAACACGCCACAAGAGATTTTGGTATAGATAATAGAGTATTGAGCGCATGCCTTTTGCACATATAATTTCAAGTAAATAAAATATAATACACAGTTGTAGGTTCAACCAAAATTAGAAATCTCTCCGCGTAATAAGAGTACAAAGCCCTTGATTATAGTATAGTAGTACATCTCTCTCCGGGGCACATATGAACCTTAAAATAAACATAAATTTACTTGTCTAAAAGCTAGATACAAAGGTGGCACAATGGATATATTTCTCAAAGAATCAACCTTCTAGCATGCTTGCCATGGTAAACTACATGTAAAAGATGATTTAACTTGACATAGAGTCCATCATAGATTTGATGTCATTAGCGATATTCTTGGCATCTGTTGTAATACCACCTAATCCTCTCCTCGCCAACCCAGCACAGTAGAGCCCATTTTCACCTTTCCAATGATTTGGATATTTTTGGATGGGCAGTCCGTTGTGATTTAACATGCTCTCACCATTCTGGATTAAAAACACATAGACCTTGTTAGCAGATTTAAtaatggttacaccaagaaaacaAACTCAGACATGTTCAAACACAAGCTATATTACCTTGAGCCACATATTTGTCGTGCTTTTGTATCCAGTTGCAAACACAATTGCATCAAATGACATTCTTTTACTGCATTGAAATTTAACTATGTTGCCCTTGATCTTACTAATGCTCCCTTGAACCTTTAGGAGATAAAAATACATTGATAACTCGGCATATCAAATCAACATATGTTATAAATTTATGTCATGTCAAGGATATACTTACTTTGATGATGCCTTTTTTGATCAATCCAACAGTCCCAACATCAATTACTGCAGATCGGCCTGTTTCTGATTTGAGGGTCATTGGACCCATTTTTGGCCTTGTGATGCCATGCTGTGACAGGTCTCCAAATATTAAATACGCTGCCATCACAAGGAGTTTATCCACTAGATTCAATGGAAGATGGTGAGCAAGTGTCATCCCCAAACGAATTAATTCCATTGTCATTACATGAATCTGCAACCACAAAACATGTCACACCTCTTTTGAAGTATGCATGATAAAAAAATTCATAGAATTTCTTCTTTCAAGAAATAAATTTTTGTCATATGGTTCCTCTAGTCTTTCAGTTGTTTGTGTGTGATATAAAATAGTCCATCTCTTTTTCTATGTGAAATACTTCCTATTAGTAATAACACTGAAAATTGAATCTCTTCTATTAATAACTATACTAAGAATTTGCGTTCATGCACCCAATGAGAATATATAGTGCATGTACGTACCGGGCTTCGTATAACAATCGATGTGTTGGCACCATGGGTCGCAAGGTCATAAGCAATTTCCATCCCGGAGTTGCCAGATCCAATGACCAATACATTCTTGCCAGAGTAGCTCTTGCCTGACGTGTAGCTTGAGGAGTGGATAACATCACCTGGAAAGTTTTCCAGTCCAGGGAACATTGGAATATTCTCTGCACTATTCTCACCACTTGCCACAACAAGAAACTTCGCCGTGAACTTGACTGTGGTGCACTTTGACATGTCCTTTGCCACAATGGACCAACAtttttcatcattgtcatatgtGGATGACTCCACGCTGCTGAGATACATTGGTTGAATGTTGAAACGCTCAACATAGTCATCCAAGTACTTCACAAACAAGGTTTTTGGTATGTATGTTGGTGCATCTACATGGTATGACATGTGTGGCAACTCACATAACTCCTTTGCGAGATGCAGCTTGAGGCGATCGTACGCGCGGTTGCGCCAGAGTGACGCTCTACAGCTCTCGCGCTCGACGATGGCATAAGGAATTGAGAATTGGCTAAGGCATGCTGCCATTGCGAGGCCTGCTGGCCCAGCACCAACAATCAACACTGTAACACCCTCCATTTCAAAGAGAAGACTTGACAAAGTTGTGGGATaatgtaacaccccaaaaatttaaccatgatttatcaattaaaattttgccaggaaatttaatttttatttttgggATTTATCTTTTGGTTGCAGAACCTCCCTTTTCTTGGATATTGTGGGGTTTTTCCCCCAAGTGagaactttccaaaaatattattggacttgtataccctctcaagaaaaacatttcttttatcagtggatttatttgcataattgtttttcctgagctttattcttttaaaaatgatttttataagctttagagcctcttttgcactacaaccatttgataaatttatttaaaaattccaaccaaaatttggggatgtcatgtgatatTTCCGCAtgacttttatgcaaaaatatctcttggtcattggagattttgagctctgcatcaaattttcaaatctggttcagttggtaattttgcactacaacctatttaaatatttctttaaaaattcttccaagtgtttggagatgtcagtagatgcacataatgcaactttatgcaaaaacccatgagtgttctttgaaaaatttgagcaaatcatcctcttttgctctctggtccagtttggcattttctactgcaactctatttttgtttgctctgttgcccatgattctttttcctgcttatagtccaccctgcaaaacccttaagtccaggagagtggacccattggagtactTTTGGTTCATGCAATTATAGCCTTCAGTTTCTGCCCagatttggttttctcaaaaacttgcactaacaagtttctggttttgcccaactAACATTGCCACCCTCTCTATCATCTAAAGAGGCCAGGATCTGGAGTTTAtggccaccccaagagatgcCTAGATGCCCATAACATTCTGTCGAGCACTTTGTGTGCATAGCCAGATTTGGCATAATTTCTAGTTTACTTTAGGAACCTGCTTGCTTTGCCTAACCAGCATGTCTCAGGGCTCTACACTAGTCTATAGCTCCACACTGTTAAACCCCATGTGGATTGGAGCCCTCTATCACGCGTTGTCATTTCATCGAGCgcctggcgtgcgtgctctgggcgtgcccagagcgcacgttttgcccGCGCGCACCCGAGCCACCGCGTCCcacccctggcccttgctcgcctgcagagccacgcccgTCCTCATCCACACATCAGAGCGCTCCAAGCTTCCCCCTGGCGCCCTACAACACCGCCGTCAGAgccccttggcggcacgccggcgtctgcggcaggcccctgccatggacggcgccgcccgagccacagccgctcgccagctcgcctctggagcagtccaagcttatccgcgagctcgtccactagcgcccgtcgccgccacgtcgtccTGCAGGCTACAGAACGTCGGTTCGCCGATCCTATCTCCGCCCGCCGCGGAACCGACCTCGACTGCCTATATAAGGAGCCCTCGAGCTCGTCCAGGCCCTCAAGCAGCCTCATACCTCCTCTCTAGAGCCCCCACAGTCAGCGATCGATGGGAGGAGGTCGTCTTCCTCACctccggcaggttcggccgccgccacacTCCGATGAAATCCGGCCAAGACCGAGGCCCTAACCCCCCTCCCGTGCTCccatcctcctcccctcgaccgtgcggagctacccagcacctcagcctcgatcggGAGCCACCGTAGCTCGAAGCCCAAATCCACcagaaccaccgtccgccgcggagctcgccgccggcgaccccctccaCCCTCGCCAGCCTAGcaaccaccgggaggaccgccctggactggcggatccatccccgccatcagaaccccgcgaggagcctccgttcgccgacggcgatcgccggagctccGCCTCCGTTCGGCCAGAAGAGAGGAAGGCGGggacgactggtcaaacctgaccagtggacccaaggggcccactgtcagtgacccacgggCCGGCCCGCGTgggttaagtggaggcgtaaagcccgaagtacgtctccccctctcgaaagcgtatttcgtccgaaacgttttcttttctgttttattttaaaatcaGATTTCGActgaaactttgactggctatatctttttaaataaaactccaaatgaattaattctttttcctacctctctcaaattccacctattattttaagatttatttcaaaaatatctaggacaactttttgcgctgtttttaaagtatgtgttatttgaatatttttgaaaataggattttggagagagaagaaagctttcaaaaagtttttgggatgcgccctgcctctccacaacttgaaggcaagcattctgaaccctggcatagtattcttgtgtgttgtttgatatgTTTACAACACCCCTCGTCTCGGAGTTTTCGTTATGTTAtgcatacgcatgagtgcataatgaagattctttgctgttGGAAATGGATGCGTTGTGATAGTAATCACCATCGCATGCCTTTCATGCATACCGAAAGGACTCCGGGAAagcctctgtcttgggtagacacgagcttgtctctagttcctcgtcgagacggttgtgtccggtatggcatgatgaggtatgatgagtggtgattctgtctgttggttgaaatatatttgttatgctaatcatgcaggaaatacttaaacctcctgagtcgaccatagatcgagtcttgttccagtaatccccatacttgtttcgtactaccacttggccctgccataggtagggtacggttcagtaagttttcaaccccttacctagcacacaccgtacagagaggccatggtggaagataccggaggcatccggtaggcatgccacctggtccgggggcatgggtgtttcggttgtagccgaaggggtagctcccctagtttgcgcgcggtataaattttgtgatcccatgctaagtcgaggttgtagcctccccacttagagttttgcttaatgggtgtcgtgggtgattccagacaccggtaagttaggctggtgtgtgcggttaggtgtgttttcaattaaaagaccgtagacggaattagtcccgatggactaaagaaatccattacccgtgggtaaagagtacaccctctgcagagattatacatctattcgaatagccgtgtccatgggtaaggactacagtctgggatgggtcaagtgtcggtcttagtgtcggtcttcggaggagaaaactgttaaaccagaacttggatcatgacttgtgactcatgatgattatgatcactattattatggactaaccatttacattatttgaattattgagtatccctgggacggttctacctcctggatattcactatgatcattatttataagccctttatgtggcgtcgctcagacgcccgactgtggcatgcttgttatttaaattacttataagccctttatgtggtgtcgttcagacgcccgactgtggcatgcttgttatttaaattatttataagccctttatgtggtgtcgcacagacacccgactgtggcatgcttgttatttctattatttataagccctttatgtggtgtcgtatagacgcccgactgtggcatgcttgttatttcttttatttataagccctttatgtggtgtcgctcagacgcccgactgaggcatgatttatcttattgtcctttcgaggcgtcgcttcagacacccgatcggtgcattctatttctactctcTGATTGCATACTCATGTTTTATATAAACAACCtgcttgcgtgcatcatggatttttatttcgtgactgacgttaCGATCATAGAATATTTTGGAGCATGATtaatcccttgttatattatacctgtgttcataatgtttgcgagtacattcaaaagtactcactggcttgtccctggctattgtcttggccagatttcttgcatggagaagagcgttgcgatgacagccccggaacccatgcaaaggtgatagcagcctcgcgaagataggagttatcctggtcagctgttcctgtgggaaatggagtcccatagatgcagatgaaccacaaaccgcttccgccatcaaccactagaaaccaattgttgtactcatagaCCAGAAtcgtcttgtactacatattttgtttttgcttggaatttctgtatcaagattgtgcctcatcagctaacagtaatcctggggctggtgagcacaagggccatctTTTTGGGAAATTactatcccaaaaatccggtcctGATAGATAAGTTCGGTGGTAGTCCAGTGTTTGTGTGTTTGCCCGATGAACTTTGGATGACATGCTTGTGTATGGGGGCATATATATACTGGTATCCTTCATGGGCCAATTTGTTTTATGGATTGAGGGATGAAAAAGGTAAATATTTATTGAGGCCTAATCCTAGTGTGTAGGAGTATTTCCATCTAAAAATGGAGCCGTTGTTGGTTGTGAAAGCGTGTACTGATACAAAATAGGTAGGAAACACACCGTTGATCGATTGTTGGTATTGGAAACTTATCGACCATCTTTTTTATGTGTAGATTAAAGATTCTTCATGTTTCTTTCCTTTCGCATCGTCACCAATGACAATTACTACTCTAATAATATTCAAGTGTTTCTTCCTCTTTGTATGCGATATAGGATATGATAAGGATAAGTCTGATTTCCAAACACATATTTATAGGCAAAGTCCTATTTCATTTTCTCTAGTTACTATAATGTGGATGACAAAAGGAAACAATCATCTCATAAGGATTTGTTACCAACCATGTTAACCGGTTTTGTCGGCTAGTTTTGCCTCCGGTTCAGTTGTAAGACGGTCAGTTTTTGTTTTGCCCCCGGTTGAGTTGACGACCATTGCCATACCTTTGGTGTCAACACAACGAGCTGTTCGATGTTGTGAACAAAAAAAGTGGAACTTTagttcaaatatttgaaaccagtTTTTTTTTAATATAAATTCATTTATATACTGAACACTCATTTACTGTGAGGCCATATTTCAACTTTGGTACATGCATATTGTCCTATGCCTGAACATCAAATTGAACGCTCATTGTATTTTTAACTCTACACACCAGAGTGTGAATATATTTTGTTAAAAAGATAATAAACCAATTTACTGAAAATCAAAATTGTCAATCCTGTCTCGATGCGGTTTTGCAAACTTGTCTGGTTCCAAACTGACTGACACAGATTAATCACAATTATATGGAACTTCCATGCAAAACTGAACAGGAGAAGTGGAGCACGTACAGTTCATCGGATTTTGATTTGCCTAACAGAATAATCCACTAACTTCTATGACTTACATTTAGCATGGCTTAAACTACAGACTGAACCTGTCAAACATATGATCACATTCGATTTACGACCGTCGAGTCCAAATGATTTCAACATCTACCAGACTACCACTCTGCCTCTTGCAGTTGGATCTTCTAAAGACTTGTCTGCTGGGTAGGTGGATTCAGGCCTTCCTCACAAGAAGGAGCGTGTGGTACAGACAAGTAGCATCTTCTCTTCTTTCCAGATGGTCACTTCCCTTGGATCATTTTTGCCTGCGGAGGAACTCCCGCATTTCTTGGTGGAACTCCCCACTCACTATCAACCGCATCTTCTTCGCGTCCTCCCACAACAAGTACCCGTTATCCCTTGCGTGGTCACAACATTGGTCAAACATGTCCTGCGCAAATAAGTGGCACCCAGATGTAAGTATAGTGGTAATCAGACTACTAGAGTACATGTTTTGAAATGTGTCCAAGCACCGTCCATCCGCAAGGAGCTGGCAGGGTTTGATGGGTGAAGGGTTTATTAATCCAACAGTCCCAACTCAATCGTTGTGGGTCGGTCGGTTTCTAACTTGAGGGTCATTCGACCATTTTTGGTTTTGGGCCTTGTGACGCCATATACCTCGATCGATCTCCAAATATGACATTCGCCGCCGTCACAAAGAGGTCACCCACTAGATTTAGTGAAAGAAAGTGAGCAAGTGTCATCCCAACTAAATTAATTCTCTTGTCATCACATGAATCTGCAACCAAAAGACATGTCACGCCTCTTTTGAAGCATGCGTGATAGAACAAAATTTCATAGAATTTCTTCTTTCAATTGTTATTTTTTGTCATGTAGTTCCTCTAGTTGTTTTGTTGTTTGTGCGTGATATAAAACAGTCCATCTCTTATATATGTGAAATACTTTCTATTAGTAATAATACTGAAAAAATGCATCTCTTCTAGTGGTAACTATACTAAAAAATGGTGTTCATGTACCTAATGAAAATATATAGTGCATGTAGTACGTATCAGGCTCCATATAATTATCGAAGTATTTGCACCATGGTCGCAAGGTCATAAGCAATTTATATCCAAGACTAGACAGATGGATACCTTGGATCTCAGCCGATGGAAAACTTACTGCATACTGCAAACCCTGGGCGCCTCGGGCACAACAAACCGTGTCCACAACATATAAGGATACCTGTATCATGTAACCACAAATACATGTTCTAAATAGTAGTTTTCCGTCATATGGTGTTCTAACTTTTAGTTTTAAGTTTCTAAATCAGTTCACAGATATTTTCAATGATTTATTAGTACGTCAGCTAGCCCATGTAGTTGCACAGGTTGATAATTTGTGCCATTCAAAGACTGAATAGTAC contains:
- the LOC109748799 gene encoding probable indole-3-pyruvate monooxygenase YUCCA10 — its product is MEGVTVLIVGAGPAGLAMAACLSQFSIPYAIVERESCRASLWRNRAYDRLKLHLAKELCELPHMSYHVDAPTYIPKTLFVKYLDDYVERFNIQPMYLSSVESSTYDNDEKCWSIVAKDMSKCTTVKFTAKFLVVASGENSAENIPMFPGLENFPGDVIHSSSYTSGKSYSGKNVLVIGSGNSGMEIAYDLATHGANTSIVIRSPIHVMTMELIRLGMTLAHHLPLNLVDKLLVMAAYLIFGDLSQHGITRPKMGPMTLKSETGRSAVIDVGTVGLIKKGIIKVQGSISKIKGNIVKFQCSKRMSFDAIVFATGYKSTTNMWLKNGESMLNHNGLPIQKYPNHWKGENGLYCAGLARRGLGGITTDAKNIANDIKSMMDSMSS